Proteins encoded by one window of Leptospira stimsonii:
- a CDS encoding sensor domain-containing diguanylate cyclase encodes MQRTYRIQRDREKIRIKKRILFLLFAIIPLLMFIILVYEIQKLESDLYRMIGMRARAMQDYLHRVSNQSRALGLSVTNYMNYHEDVATDPRIVKKMKDLPDLNRFEISLGNQLKEDPAYAGTLTAVGSIHRVNPFLLKEIEAVLSLGGQFETLAEKQNDVVSAYYLSAQQFLYFTPRIGEVARNFHFKDELYTRPFWVQAEPKTNPSKRQIITELYEDIGGRGLMITIAEPVYYRDRFLGVASIDIGLDTIKRILENGEGIGESMLIDEHRHVIARSGKEGLQDLMKIQIPEIPSEVLYRNDQTYWASFEVKVGDVYLIHRIEVSEFILFIVKNLLPIWGLVCALSVVLILYLQLRSSIEQISALIHTDPLTGISNRRGFLKLTQKSLAISSRHGQTWTILMVDIDHFKLVNDQYGHDEGDKILVRVAKILNSCIRQTDAVCRWGGEEFAIFLFGANPEDSINIAEHLRQEVENQVVLQNGKAVTLSIGISEGRGGRHGLEESFVHADQALYRAKSTGRNRVCVFDPIHSF; translated from the coding sequence TTGCAACGAACGTATCGAATTCAGAGAGATAGAGAGAAGATAAGAATTAAAAAGAGGATTCTATTTCTGCTTTTTGCGATCATTCCTCTTCTTATGTTTATCATTCTCGTGTACGAAATACAGAAGTTGGAAAGCGATCTTTATAGAATGATTGGAATGAGGGCGCGAGCGATGCAAGACTATCTCCATCGTGTAAGCAATCAGTCCAGGGCGTTGGGCTTATCCGTCACGAATTATATGAATTATCACGAAGACGTCGCGACGGATCCGCGAATCGTTAAAAAAATGAAAGATCTTCCCGATCTGAACCGTTTTGAAATATCTCTCGGAAATCAATTAAAAGAAGACCCTGCTTACGCGGGAACTTTGACTGCGGTCGGATCGATTCATAGAGTGAATCCTTTTCTGTTGAAAGAGATCGAGGCAGTTTTGAGTTTGGGTGGACAATTCGAAACCCTCGCCGAAAAACAAAACGACGTCGTATCGGCGTATTATCTCTCCGCTCAACAGTTTCTCTATTTTACTCCAAGAATCGGTGAGGTTGCGAGGAACTTTCATTTTAAAGACGAACTCTATACGAGGCCATTCTGGGTTCAGGCGGAACCGAAAACGAATCCGAGCAAACGTCAGATCATCACGGAACTGTACGAAGATATCGGAGGAAGGGGCCTAATGATCACGATTGCCGAACCAGTATATTATCGAGATCGCTTTCTCGGAGTCGCATCGATCGATATCGGTTTGGATACGATAAAAAGGATTTTGGAAAACGGAGAAGGAATCGGCGAAAGTATGCTGATCGACGAACATAGGCATGTCATCGCAAGGAGTGGAAAAGAGGGTCTTCAGGATCTGATGAAAATTCAAATTCCTGAAATTCCTTCCGAAGTTCTTTATCGTAATGATCAGACATATTGGGCTTCCTTTGAAGTCAAAGTGGGGGATGTATATCTGATTCATAGAATCGAAGTTTCGGAATTTATTCTTTTTATCGTCAAAAATTTATTACCGATTTGGGGACTTGTTTGCGCATTGTCTGTCGTATTAATTCTTTATCTTCAGCTACGGTCTTCTATCGAACAGATATCGGCATTGATTCATACTGATCCGTTGACCGGAATATCCAATCGAAGAGGTTTCTTAAAGTTGACTCAGAAGTCCCTTGCGATCAGTAGCAGACATGGACAGACCTGGACGATACTCATGGTGGATATCGATCATTTTAAATTGGTGAACGATCAATACGGTCATGACGAAGGAGATAAAATTTTGGTAAGAGTCGCGAAGATATTGAATTCCTGTATTCGACAGACTGATGCCGTCTGTCGCTGGGGAGGAGAAGAATTTGCTATCTTTTTATTTGGCGCAAATCCCGAAGACTCGATCAATATCGCCGAACATCTTCGACAAGAGGTGGAGAATCAGGTCGTCCTCCAAAACGGAAAGGCAGTGACCTTGAGCATAGGCATATCCGAAGGCAGAGGAGGAAGACACGGTTTGGAAGAATCCTTTGTTCATGCGGATCAAGCCTTATACCGGGCAAAGTCGACCGGTCGAAATCGAGTCTGCGTCTTTGATCCGATTCATTCTTTTTGA
- a CDS encoding helix-turn-helix domain-containing protein — protein sequence MFNLNTLSDIMSSTVFSDVNLFYTHAAGVGTGMIMAISRFYGGKKNEFNKAYGTILLSVSVFLMANNRIIFPQETDPRLLKDPFFLGFYFGLVLYASSAVFICMKFVLGNLENPWYYCKRLIGILPVAIGFAFVLPSFVYICVCDGIGICITLYTFVWSSYTIRKTGKEPVFYHFPFISFAISFSLVLDLSGTILESTKMLLFSELIPGIMLAYVTLIERIHPILFSKVNGESKTPEVVDSRQLTEDPIPLFDEEEALPEMSRNILEGVELSKIEERINAFLQIRGYADEELRLPDFASYLGLSTHQASYYINKHMSMKFADFLNMNRIEDVKRNLRNKSHMNLLQIALECGFNSASSFHRACVKFTGKSPREFRKLINSQN from the coding sequence ATGTTTAACTTGAATACATTATCGGATATCATGTCTTCCACCGTTTTCTCGGACGTAAACTTGTTCTACACGCACGCGGCAGGAGTCGGAACGGGAATGATCATGGCGATTTCCAGATTTTACGGAGGGAAAAAAAACGAATTCAACAAAGCGTATGGAACGATCTTATTGAGCGTGAGCGTCTTTTTGATGGCAAACAACAGAATCATCTTTCCGCAAGAAACGGATCCGAGACTTCTAAAAGACCCATTCTTTTTAGGTTTTTATTTCGGGCTCGTTTTGTACGCCAGTTCTGCGGTTTTCATCTGTATGAAGTTCGTCTTAGGGAACCTAGAAAACCCTTGGTATTATTGCAAACGACTTATCGGAATTCTCCCCGTAGCGATCGGATTCGCGTTCGTTTTGCCAAGTTTCGTCTATATCTGTGTTTGTGACGGAATCGGAATCTGCATCACACTTTATACCTTCGTTTGGTCCAGTTATACGATTCGAAAAACCGGAAAAGAACCGGTTTTCTATCATTTTCCGTTCATCAGTTTTGCAATTTCATTCTCCCTAGTTTTGGATCTTTCCGGAACGATTTTGGAATCCACAAAGATGCTTTTGTTTTCCGAACTCATTCCGGGAATCATGCTGGCGTATGTGACTTTGATTGAGAGAATCCATCCGATCCTTTTCAGCAAAGTAAATGGAGAATCAAAAACGCCTGAAGTCGTAGATTCACGGCAATTAACGGAAGATCCGATTCCACTCTTCGACGAAGAAGAAGCCCTTCCGGAAATGAGCCGAAATATATTAGAAGGTGTGGAACTCAGCAAAATTGAAGAAAGAATCAACGCATTTCTGCAAATTCGAGGATATGCAGACGAAGAGTTGAGACTCCCCGACTTTGCTTCCTATTTGGGTCTTTCCACACATCAGGCTTCTTATTATATCAACAAACATATGTCGATGAAGTTTGCGGATTTCTTAAACATGAATCGAATCGAGGACGTAAAACGAAATCTGAGAAACAAGTCTCACATGAATCTTTTGCAGATTGCTTTAGAATGTGGATTTAACTCGGCGTCTTCGTTTCATAGAGCCTGCGTTAAATTCACAGGAAAATCGCCCCGCGAATTTCGTAAGTTGATCAATTCTCAGAATTGA
- a CDS encoding AraC family transcriptional regulator yields MVNINLDLFLNETFLIGLIRFGAGFALILGVGNWIRAQKQIDYLISYVLILTAIFQAIDENSLLLVNHLWLSKLLFLIDIIALAASGTFVFLISSMIFRKFTELPLFYYWNFLGPFLLAIPIATFYETPGSKELDFFLFMADLYVIIYFSIAMVNIWRDRESVLSRMNFRMILILVVLISLCIPLEICGILLENKFLILLSSVHTTFVLVFYYFMTLLFPKILDFSEIESNKNLTKRSLLHDIDIRALEEKLAYMVKEERIYLDEDIRLPDLSEELGISVHQLSYFLNNHLGLNFNNYINRFRVEEAKSMLLNDPTRSVVSVGIAVGFNSNSSFYKAFYKETGMSPKQFRESQPRIIHYPSSHDVQLKN; encoded by the coding sequence TCTTGATCGGTCTCATTCGATTTGGTGCAGGCTTTGCATTGATCTTAGGAGTTGGCAATTGGATTCGCGCTCAGAAACAAATCGATTACCTCATTTCGTATGTTCTGATACTGACGGCTATCTTTCAGGCGATCGACGAAAATAGTCTTCTCCTGGTGAACCATCTCTGGCTTTCCAAACTTTTATTTTTAATCGATATCATCGCGTTAGCCGCAAGCGGCACCTTTGTCTTTCTGATTTCTTCGATGATTTTTCGTAAATTTACGGAATTACCCCTCTTTTACTATTGGAATTTTTTGGGACCCTTCCTGCTCGCAATTCCGATCGCTACATTCTATGAAACGCCAGGGAGCAAAGAACTCGATTTCTTTCTCTTTATGGCCGATCTCTACGTTATTATCTATTTCTCCATCGCGATGGTCAACATCTGGAGGGATCGAGAATCCGTCCTTTCTCGTATGAATTTCCGAATGATCCTGATTTTAGTGGTTCTCATTTCCCTTTGTATTCCCTTGGAAATTTGCGGAATTCTTCTGGAAAATAAATTTCTGATCCTTCTTTCAAGCGTTCACACGACGTTTGTCCTTGTCTTTTATTACTTTATGACCCTTCTTTTTCCAAAGATATTGGACTTTTCGGAGATCGAGTCGAACAAGAATCTAACCAAACGTTCTCTCCTGCATGATATCGATATTCGTGCTCTTGAAGAAAAATTAGCGTATATGGTAAAGGAGGAACGAATCTATTTGGATGAAGACATTCGACTCCCGGATCTTTCGGAAGAACTCGGTATTTCGGTCCATCAGCTTTCTTATTTTCTCAATAACCATTTGGGACTCAATTTCAACAACTACATCAACCGATTTCGAGTCGAGGAAGCAAAATCGATGTTACTCAACGACCCCACGCGCTCGGTCGTCTCGGTCGGAATTGCGGTTGGTTTCAATTCCAATTCTTCTTTTTATAAGGCATTTTATAAGGAAACTGGAATGTCTCCAAAACAATTTAGAGAATCACAGCCGAGAATTATTCACTACCCTTCCTCTCACGATGTTCAGCTAAAAAACTAA
- a CDS encoding nuclear transport factor 2 family protein, whose translation MNLKEAEEFCIRWLSAWTGNQPEHLISFYAKDAFYSDPTAKKGFQGHGKILPYFRILLRNNPDWKWTHEEIFPNEKGFLLKWKAIIPTKEKNIIEYGMDIVEVIDGKITRNEVYFDTRSLISKR comes from the coding sequence ATGAATTTAAAAGAAGCGGAAGAATTTTGTATTCGCTGGCTTTCCGCATGGACCGGAAATCAACCGGAACATCTGATTTCATTTTACGCAAAAGACGCTTTTTATTCCGATCCCACAGCCAAAAAAGGCTTTCAAGGCCATGGTAAAATCTTACCTTACTTCAGAATTCTTTTGAGAAATAACCCGGACTGGAAATGGACACACGAGGAAATCTTTCCGAACGAAAAGGGGTTCTTACTCAAATGGAAAGCGATCATCCCCACCAAGGAAAAAAATATCATTGAATACGGAATGGATATTGTGGAAGTCATAGACGGAAAAATCACAAGAAACGAAGTCTATTTCGACACACGCAGTTTGATTTCGAAAAGATAA